ATAAACTTGTATTCCTCCTATTCACATGTTTCCCATGGCCATGGTTTATCTACCCAAGCTTTTGGATTTTCAACAAATGCTGAACCAAAATTAGTTAATGGGCCAAATTCTTTTTCATAATCGCTTATTAAAGCAGTTAACTTACAAGATACTTTATTATAATCTTCCATAGCATTTTTATCATTTGGGAAATTATCAAGGTACAAGTTAAGTTCTACAGCACAAAATTGATACACTCGTATGCTATTTAATGCTTCCTTTTGATTCATATATATCACCTCTCAACCTTAATCTTTTTATATTCATAATTTTGAACATAATTATGATGCTCGTGATCATGGTGATGATATGGTTTATATAGATCTTTAAAAATAGTTCCTTTCAAAAATCCTTCTTTGCAAGAATATAAATGTTCATATTCTTGAGGTAATATATATGCTTTAGCATATTCTTTATCAGATTTCTTTGAATATTCTTTTGAATACTCTTTGGATTCGCACATACAATCGTCATGTCTGTACATTAAGGTTATCTCCTTCGTTTGCTTCTTACTAATAAATATCCTATGCTTATAATAAATAAATGTGATAAATTTTGGATTTAAAAGTAATAACTTGTCAATAAATTTTGCGCTATCTCTTTTGGCATTTTTTTCAATGCTCTTGAAATACATCAAAGAATTAAAAGCTATTTCAAGAATATCATAGGCATTTATTTTAATTTTATAATTGAAGGTATAAAATGTTGGGGAGTTACAATTATTTTTAATAATCAAACTTATAAATGGAATATACATGCATCATTGAGAAATTATAATTGTAACACTACACTAGAAATTAGATACATTTTTCTGGAAGCAAGCATGTGAAATTGAGCTGATGAAGGTTCTTAATTGGGGCTTGTCTCATTTACAGCTTGTCCAAAAAGTAAGTGTCCAAATTTTACATTTGGTTACACGAACTTTCTCCTTGGAGCTTTTACATTCGGAACACGCTGTAATGACGACAAGCCGCCATTTAGAACCTTCCAGCGAAAATTTCACTAGTCCTGTGGAAGATAAATGTATCTGATTTCGGTAAGTTTTGCATAAGTATGATTCTAGATTTGAATATCTATAATTAGTACACAATTTAAATTACAACTTATACTAAAATTTAGGCATAAATATTGAAATGAATTATTTTTCTATAAGTTCATCAATATGAAGAGTTGTGTAATTATTCGATTTTAAAGTTTTAACTATTTGTTGCAATGGTGAATTTTCATTGTACATAATATTTAATTTGTTATTGTTAGTATTAAAATCTATATATTTTAATTCAAGAAATGGATGGTAATATAAACTATGTAGTATATTAGGGTTTTCATCATTAAGTCCATTTATTATTGGAGCAGGATCTGAATTATGAACATATCCTAGAGGTGTTGGAACAAATAAATGGTGGTCATCTGAGTCATATACATTGTTTTTTGTACTATCAAAAGGCTCATATATAAATTGAAAATAATTTTCGATAACTTTTTTTTGAAGATCAGTTTCTCCATAATGGGGACTTTCAAAATATGAAATTGGAATATTTAAAGCACTAGCAGTATCAATTCCATTTTCAATTAAAGCTTGTACTTCGGGAACAGTATTATTCACATCTTTAGTCAATTCATTACCAGGTCCGCTCTTTTCATCATCATGTTGATGAGTATATCCATGAAGACCAATTTCAGCACCTTTGTTTATCAAATAATCTAAGAGATTAACAAATCCAACATTCTCAATATTATTATTTGTTAGTAAATCATTATCAATATTATTGTCGGGATCTTTAAATCTAGGAATCCAGCTAACATGAAATTTCATGCCTTGTGAGTAAAGAAGATTAGCCATACATTTAATTTTAGTTTGATTTTGATCAACAGAATAATTACCACCACATCCGAAATCCTCTAATCTAATTAAAGCAACTTTATTACTATATGATATTGAAGCAGGCTCTGGAGCAGCTGCTGTATTATTAAGTAGACTAATATTATTATTTTTAAAATCAAAAACAGCAACTAAATTAAAAATTTCTTCTATGTCTGATATTGAAATATAATTAGTTCCATCCTTATTTATTAAATTTCCACGTAAACTTGCGGTTACAGAATTTTTTGTATAAGATTTTTCAGTTAAAGAAATATTATTGTTTGTATTAGATATTATAAAGCCACTATCTTGAGTTTTAAGAGTAAAGTTAAGCTTACTGCAAATAAAATCAAGTGGTATATAATATCTTTGGGATTTAAGTAACATAGGAATATTTTTGATATTGGCTTCATTTAAAATATTCAATTTTATATCATCAACTTTTGTTATAGGCCTGTCTTCAAATTTTATATTGGGAATATAATTGCTTTTAAATGTAGTATTAGGTAGTGAACTTGCATAAACAGCATTGTTTATAACAGTAATATTCCTATCTATATATTTATAATAAAAAAGTGGCTGAGCAAATATAAATATTGATAATAATATTGTTGATATAAAGATAATTAGTAATTTCTTTTTCTTTTTCATGATGTTTCTCCTTTGTTGTATAAAATCTTTTCGTGTAACATTTTAGTACAAGTTTGTGTCAAATAATTGTCAACTTTGGAAATATAAATTGAATTGATGGTATATTTATAGCAAAAAAGTAAAATTTAGGCTAACTTATTAATATTTAAAAGATAAATAAAAATCAAATAGCTTTTCGAGAAAATATTTTTAATTAATACTATTAAAAAAATGAAATAACACTATTTACAAATAGGAAATTTTGGAGTAATATTAATACATAAATTCAAATTGATATTATCTAGTTGAACTTATTGGATTTATTTATTGAAGATAATGAGGTGTTTTAATTGAAAAAGAAACTTTCAAATAAAGAAGAAGAATTTTTAAATAAATATGATGTAAATATATATGAGCGTCCAAGTGTAACAAATGATGTAATAATATTTACAACTGATGATAAGTTGGAGAAAAATTCAAGAAAAGTTCCTAAAAAGGGAATGCAAGTACTTTTAGTAAGAAGAGAAGATTATCCTTTTAAAGATAAATTTGCAATTCCAGGAGGCTTTGTGAATATCAATGAGAGCCTAGAAGAAGGAGCCCTTAGAAAGTTGAAAGAAGAAACTGGAATAGATAATGTTTATACAGAACAGTTATATACATTTGGAGATCTAAATAGAGATCCAAGAACAAGAGTAATCAGTGTTGGCAATATAGCCTTAATATCAAAGGATAAAATTAATCTTCAAAAGGAAGAAAAAAATCTTAAATCAGAATGGTTCTGGATAGAAAAAAACCTCATTGAAAGTCAAGAAGAAGAAAGATACCTATTAAATAGATATTTATTAAAGCTTGAAAGTGAGGATGAAAAACACATAATTATTTATGAAGTAAGAGAGAAAATAGAAAAAAGCATAAGTAAGAAAAAAGAATTAAGTTATTCACTCATTGAAGATAGTAATGAAGAATTAGCCTTTGACCATTATAAAATATTAGATTACTCATTAGATAGAATCAGAAATAAAATTGAGTATACTCCAATTGCTTTAAATCTTTTGCCAAGATTATTTACAGTTAAAGAACTTCAAAATGTATATGAAGCAATAATGGGAAGAGAAATTTTAAACTTTAGAAGAAAAATGGGAGATATGATTATTGAAACAGATGAAATCCTTGAAGGAAGGCCTTTTAGACCTGCTAAAATGTTTAAATTTAATGAGAATTTCGTACATGAATTTTAACTTATAATAGAGATTGTAATTTTAAGGGGGAAGAAAAATGATTTATTTAAATAATGCAAAGGTTAATATTACACGATTTCCTAATGGAGAAAGTCTTATAAACAGTGAAGATTTACAGATAAATAAAGAAATAAATACATTAAAGCTTAAGTTTGAAAATGATTCTGATATAACACATTTAATCTTTATCAAAGGACATTTGGATGAGTTAAATGTTAAATGCAGACTTATTATTGGCTATATGCCTTACAGCAGAATGGATAGAACCGAAGGCATGACAGTTTTTACTTTAAAACATTTATGCAGATTAATAAATAATTTAAAGTTTGAAGAAGTACTAATTTTTGAGCCACATTCTGATGTATGTGTTGCATTACTTGATAGAGTAAAAGTAGTTAATATGTCCAAAGATTTAGCAACTACTGCATTAGAGAAAATTAGCGATAATAATGAACCAACATATATAGTTTATCCTGATTCAGGTGCAGCTAAGAGATATGGAAAACAAATTATCTATGATAAGATTCTGACAGCTAATAAGGAAAGAGATTTTAAAACTGGTCGTATTAAAAAACTTGAAATGTGTGGAACTATAGAAGTGAAAAGTTTTAAAGCTTTAATTGTAGATGATTTATGTTCAAAAGGTGGAACTTTTATGCTAACAGCAGAAAAACTCAAAGAGTTAGGAGCAAGTGATATATATTTAGCCGTAACTCATTGTGAAGATACAATTTTTGATGGAGAAATTTTAAATGGCACTTTAATTAGTAAGGTATTTACAACAAATAGTATATTATCAAAAGCACATGAGAAAATTGAAGTTACTAATATTATTTAGAGAATACTAGAATTTTAGAATTTAGGAATTTTAGAACTTATGAACTTTAGAATTTAAGAATTTGCTTATAGAATGCAGTCTAATTAAATATTATTTCGAATTATACATGGTTCAAAAATAATTGTTGAAAATTATAAATATCCATAGGAAATAAAAATTCATTGATTATTGAGGATTGAACATTGATAATCGCAATATAAATGGGCATAGAAAGAGTGTAGAATGGAGGATATTTTTATGAAAAAATTATTAGTTGTAATAGATTATCAAAAAGATTTTGTTGATGGGGCATTAGGCTTTAAGAAAGCTGAAACTTTAGAAGATGGTATTTACAAAAAGGTCAAAGAATATTTAGCAGCTGGTCATAAAGTATTATTTACTTATGATACTCATTTTGAAAATTATTTAGAAACAAGAGAAGGAAAAAATCTACCTGTGCCTCATTGTTATATAAATACTGAAGGACATGAACTTTATGGAAAGTTGAAAGAATTTGTTGAAGGTCCAAACACATTACACTGTAATAAAAATGCTTTTGGAATAGCACCAAAAGATATGCTTAAAATAGCATCTGAACTTGGAGATGACATTGATGAAATAGAGTTCGTTGGAGTTGTAACAAATATGTGTGTTATAAGCAATGTTATAACTTTTCAATCTCAATATATAAATGCAAATTTATCTGTTGATGGAACTCTTTGTGCAAGCTTTGATGATAGCTTGCATGATAAGGCTTTAGATGTGATTGAAGCACTTAGTGTTAAGGTTATTAGATAATAGAATTGAGAATGAAGGGAAGAGAAAAAATGATAGAGCCATTATTACTAACAGATTTTTATAAAACAATACATCATATGTGTTATGCGCCTGGTTTAACAAAGCTTGTAAGTTATTGGACACCTAGAATGTCTAGAAAAGAAAATATGGATAAGGTTGTTATGTTTGGCCTTCAATCATTTATAAAAAAGTATATGATTGAATATTTTAACGATAATTTCTTCAAAATTCCTAAAGAAGAAATATTAAATGAATATAAAAGAGTTATTTCAAATACTATGGGAGCAATTGCTGCAGATACAACACACATAGAAAAATTGCATGATTTAGGTTATTTACCTATACAAATAAAAGCAGTTCAAGAAGGAACAAGAGTAAATATAAAAACACCAATGATTGAAATTACTAATACTCATGAGGAATTTGCTTGGTTAGTCAATTATTTAGAAACCTTTATGAGTTGTAATATATGGCAGCCTATGACAAGCGCAACTATTGCCTATAGATATAGAGAGATAATTGAAAAATATTTTGATTTAACTGTTGAAAATGGTGCTGTTACAAAAGCTTGTGGTGATTTTAGCATGAGAGGCTTTAGTTCCATTGAAAGTGCCCAAACTAGCAGTGCAGGGCATTTGCTTTCTTTCACAGGAACAGCAACAATTTCATCAATACTTTATTTAGAAAAATATTATAATTGTAATATAGAAAATGAAATTGTTGGCCTAGGAACTCCATCAACTGAACACAGTGTAATGTGTACCTATGGCACAGATGAACTTAAGGCATATAAAAGATTAATTACTGAAGTATTCCCAAGTGGTGTTCTTAGCATAGTTTCTGATACCTATGATTATTGGAATCTAATTACGAATATTCTACCGATATTAAAAGAAGATATATTAAATAGAGATGGGAAAATTGTAATTAGAGGGGATAGTGGAGATCCAGTAAAAATAATTTGTGGTGATAATGAAGCGCCTATAGACAGTCCTGCTTTTAAAGGAACTGTTGAATTATTATGGGATATTTTTGGAGGAGAAATCAATTCTAAAGGCTATAAAGTTCTAAATTCTCATATAGGTACAATTTATGGTGACAGTATTACTGTTGAAAGATGTGAAGAAATCTGCAAGATGCTTACTGAAAAAGGTTTTGCAGTAAATAACTGTATTTTTGGTATTGGTTCTTACACTTATCAATACAATACAAGAGATACCTTTGGCTTTGCTTTAAAAGCAACTCATGCAATAATAAATGGAGAAGAAAAATTTATATTTAAAGACCCTAAAACTGATACTGGTAATTTTAAGAAGTCACAAAAGGGAATGTGCTACGTTTATAAAGATGGAGCGGATATCCTTTATAAAGACGAGCTTAACATAAAAGAACAAGAAGAATTAAGTGATAATCTATTAGAGATTGTCTTTAAAGATGGAAAATTAATTAAGGATTATTCTCTTAAAGAAATTAGAAATAAACTTCATAGAGTTTTTTAAATTAATATAAAACAATATATACTGGCAGCCAATTCGATTTAAATTTGATTGGCTGCTATTTTTTATGGTTATTTTAGGCCTTGATTTAGTTTATGATTTATTACCATTTAAATATTTATTGATGATTATTTTTTATTATTAAAATTACTATTGTCTTCTTTATCTTCCTTATGCTTATTAGTATTACTCTTACTATTTTTATTCTTATTATATTGAGAACTCATCTTATCACCACCTTGCCATAAATCTATTATTAACTTAAAAATTTTAAGTTATTCATCAATATAAATGATATATTTTCAATTCATTAGACATAATTGCTCTTTTGTATATTGTTATTTTAATAATTAAAACCTATAATTTTCTTAAAGAATATATTACCAATATATTACATCATCTTATATATAGCTTTTAGTTTAATAAGTACCTGATATTAAATATAAAAATTTGATATTAGGTAAATGGAGGTATAAATTTATGGATAAATATAAAGTTCTTAAAATTAAGCAAAGTGTTTTTGAAGACAATGATAGACAAGCTAACTTGCTTAGAGAGGATTTAAAAAAAGAAAAAACATTTTTATTAAACTTAATGTCATCTCCTGGTTCTGGAAAAACAACCACTCTTTTAAGAACAATTGAAGCCTTAAAAAGTGAAATGAATATAGGTGTATTAGAGGCGGATATAGATTCAGAAGTAGATGCTAATACAATTTCTACAACAGGTGCTAAGGTAATACAATTACATACAGGTGGTATGTGTCATCTAGATGCAGATATGACTAAACAAGGTTTATTAGGCTTAGGAACAGAAGAAATAGATTTAGCAATCTTAGAAAATGTGGGGAATTTAGTCTGTCCTGCTGAATTTGATACAGGTGCATCAAGAAATGCAATGATTTTAAGTGTACCAGAGGGGGATGACAAACCACTAAAATATCCTCTAATGTTCTCTATTGTCGATATTGTACTTATTAATAAAATAGATACAATAGACTATTTTAATTTTGATTTAGAGGTAGTTAAAGAGAGAATTATAAAAATCAATCCTAAAGCAAAAGTAATTCCGATTTGTGCAAAAACAGGAGAAGGTATTAATCAATGGGCAAATTGGCTAAGAAAAGAAGTTGATAATTGGAATGAAAAGGCCTAATTATGGTAAATCAAATAATTAATTAAATTATTAAGTAAATAAATTCTAATTAATAGTGTGCATTTCAATTCAAGAAATCCTTAATTGATTTTACTTTTAACTGATAATTGAGCATTGATAATTTAAATATATATATATTGGTTAATAGGGGGAAAATATATGGTAAAAGAAAAGGTATTAGATCTTGCTAATCACATCAATAGGACAAAGCGTGGGTCAAAGGCAGAAATAAAGGCAGAAGATCCTGAATATATGATTTTAGAACCTGTTGTTACTGATGAAATGGCAGAAGTTGGACTTTGTCTAGAATTACGTAATCCTAAAAGTGCTGAGGAAGTTTCTCTCTTGTGTAATAAATCTGTTGATGAAACCTCTAAAATATTATGGCAATTAGCCGTTGACGGTATTTGTTTTGTTAATAAAAAGGAAGGCGTAGACAAATATTGGCTAGATACTTGGATTCCAGGGGTTATGGAAATGATGGTTAATCATAAAGAAAATGTTAAAAAGTATCCTCAAATTGCTGAGGCTTTTGAAGCATATGGGAGAGTAAGAGGTCCAAAAACAGTGGGTAATATCCCAGTTGGTAAAGGCTTAATGCGCGTTATTCCAATTGAACAAGCAATAGAAGGAGAAACAAGAAAGGCTTCTTATGAAGAAGTTTCTAAATATTTAAATGAAAACGATATTTTTTCTGTTGCTGATTGCGCATGTCGTACGGCAAGAGAGGTTATGGGCGAAGGCTGTGGTCACTTAAAAGAAGATATGTGTATTCAAATGGGCCATGCAGCAGAGTATTATATTCGTACTGGTAGAGGAAGAGAAATTACACGTGAGGAAGCTTTTGATATTATAAAAAGAGCAGAGGAGAATGGGTTAGTACATCAAATACCAAATACTGATGGTTCTGGGAAAACTCATGCTATTTGTAATTGTTGCGGCTGCTCATGTTTATCCTTAAGAACTGCTGAAATGTATTTTAATACTGACATGGTGAGATCAAACTATGTTTCAGTAGTAGATAAAGATAAATGTGTTGCATGTGGAGAGTGTGT
The window above is part of the Clostridium saccharoperbutylacetonicum N1-4(HMT) genome. Proteins encoded here:
- a CDS encoding nicotinate phosphoribosyltransferase: MIEPLLLTDFYKTIHHMCYAPGLTKLVSYWTPRMSRKENMDKVVMFGLQSFIKKYMIEYFNDNFFKIPKEEILNEYKRVISNTMGAIAADTTHIEKLHDLGYLPIQIKAVQEGTRVNIKTPMIEITNTHEEFAWLVNYLETFMSCNIWQPMTSATIAYRYREIIEKYFDLTVENGAVTKACGDFSMRGFSSIESAQTSSAGHLLSFTGTATISSILYLEKYYNCNIENEIVGLGTPSTEHSVMCTYGTDELKAYKRLITEVFPSGVLSIVSDTYDYWNLITNILPILKEDILNRDGKIVIRGDSGDPVKIICGDNEAPIDSPAFKGTVELLWDIFGGEINSKGYKVLNSHIGTIYGDSITVERCEEICKMLTEKGFAVNNCIFGIGSYTYQYNTRDTFGFALKATHAIINGEEKFIFKDPKTDTGNFKKSQKGMCYVYKDGADILYKDELNIKEQEELSDNLLEIVFKDGKLIKDYSLKEIRNKLHRVF
- a CDS encoding phosphoribosylpyrophosphate synthetase, which codes for MIYLNNAKVNITRFPNGESLINSEDLQINKEINTLKLKFENDSDITHLIFIKGHLDELNVKCRLIIGYMPYSRMDRTEGMTVFTLKHLCRLINNLKFEEVLIFEPHSDVCVALLDRVKVVNMSKDLATTALEKISDNNEPTYIVYPDSGAAKRYGKQIIYDKILTANKERDFKTGRIKKLEMCGTIEVKSFKALIVDDLCSKGGTFMLTAEKLKELGASDIYLAVTHCEDTIFDGEILNGTLISKVFTTNSILSKAHEKIEVTNII
- a CDS encoding spore coat associated protein CotJA, coding for MYRHDDCMCESKEYSKEYSKKSDKEYAKAYILPQEYEHLYSCKEGFLKGTIFKDLYKPYHHHDHEHHNYVQNYEYKKIKVER
- a CDS encoding NUDIX hydrolase is translated as MKKKLSNKEEEFLNKYDVNIYERPSVTNDVIIFTTDDKLEKNSRKVPKKGMQVLLVRREDYPFKDKFAIPGGFVNINESLEEGALRKLKEETGIDNVYTEQLYTFGDLNRDPRTRVISVGNIALISKDKINLQKEEKNLKSEWFWIEKNLIESQEEERYLLNRYLLKLESEDEKHIIIYEVREKIEKSISKKKELSYSLIEDSNEELAFDHYKILDYSLDRIRNKIEYTPIALNLLPRLFTVKELQNVYEAIMGREILNFRRKMGDMIIETDEILEGRPFRPAKMFKFNENFVHEF
- a CDS encoding DUF2334 domain-containing protein codes for the protein MKKKKKLLIIFISTILLSIFIFAQPLFYYKYIDRNITVINNAVYASSLPNTTFKSNYIPNIKFEDRPITKVDDIKLNILNEANIKNIPMLLKSQRYYIPLDFICSKLNFTLKTQDSGFIISNTNNNISLTEKSYTKNSVTASLRGNLINKDGTNYISISDIEEIFNLVAVFDFKNNNISLLNNTAAAPEPASISYSNKVALIRLEDFGCGGNYSVDQNQTKIKCMANLLYSQGMKFHVSWIPRFKDPDNNIDNDLLTNNNIENVGFVNLLDYLINKGAEIGLHGYTHQHDDEKSGPGNELTKDVNNTVPEVQALIENGIDTASALNIPISYFESPHYGETDLQKKVIENYFQFIYEPFDSTKNNVYDSDDHHLFVPTPLGYVHNSDPAPIINGLNDENPNILHSLYYHPFLELKYIDFNTNNNKLNIMYNENSPLQQIVKTLKSNNYTTLHIDELIEK
- the hypB gene encoding hydrogenase nickel incorporation protein HypB, whose translation is MDKYKVLKIKQSVFEDNDRQANLLREDLKKEKTFLLNLMSSPGSGKTTTLLRTIEALKSEMNIGVLEADIDSEVDANTISTTGAKVIQLHTGGMCHLDADMTKQGLLGLGTEEIDLAILENVGNLVCPAEFDTGASRNAMILSVPEGDDKPLKYPLMFSIVDIVLINKIDTIDYFNFDLEVVKERIIKINPKAKVIPICAKTGEGINQWANWLRKEVDNWNEKA
- a CDS encoding spore coat protein CotJB, producing MNQKEALNSIRVYQFCAVELNLYLDNFPNDKNAMEDYNKVSCKLTALISDYEKEFGPLTNFGSAFVENPKAWVDKPWPWETCE
- a CDS encoding cysteine hydrolase family protein encodes the protein MKKLLVVIDYQKDFVDGALGFKKAETLEDGIYKKVKEYLAAGHKVLFTYDTHFENYLETREGKNLPVPHCYINTEGHELYGKLKEFVEGPNTLHCNKNAFGIAPKDMLKIASELGDDIDEIEFVGVVTNMCVISNVITFQSQYINANLSVDGTLCASFDDSLHDKALDVIEALSVKVIR